From Synechococcus sp. A10-1-5-1, a single genomic window includes:
- a CDS encoding DEAD/DEAH box helicase, which produces MLQKGYSQPSSIQQQCIPAVLAGRDVMAAAQTGTGKTAGFTLPMLERLRHGPHARGRIVRALVLTPTRELAAQVADNVKAYSRNLDLRSDVVFGGVKINPQITRLQAGADVLVATPGRLMDLVQQGAISLDRVEILVLDEADRMLDMGFIRDIQKILRLLPPKRQNLLFSATFESSIRRLATGLLHEPVQLQVTPENRTATTVEHILHPCDMGRKADLLCHLIASNDWQQVLVFSRTKHGANRVAERLSAEGMAAAAIHGNKSQGARTRALAGFKSGELRVLVATDIAARGIDIHQLPHVVNLDLPNQAEDYVHRIGRTGRAGHSGHAVSLVAAEEHELLRAIERLTGKKLPKQEIPGFEPTVLSAPPLDLSGGRGRSNRGGSSRGPSSGRPGGGRSGASRGGRPAARSSSRRG; this is translated from the coding sequence GTGCTGCAAAAGGGCTACAGCCAGCCCTCATCGATTCAGCAGCAGTGCATCCCGGCTGTGTTGGCGGGTCGGGATGTGATGGCGGCTGCCCAAACCGGCACGGGCAAAACCGCTGGGTTCACCCTGCCGATGCTGGAGCGGCTGCGCCATGGTCCCCATGCCCGGGGACGGATTGTCCGGGCTTTGGTCCTGACCCCAACTCGCGAGCTGGCGGCTCAGGTGGCCGACAACGTCAAGGCCTACTCGAGAAACCTGGACCTGCGTTCCGATGTGGTCTTTGGCGGGGTGAAGATCAATCCCCAGATCACGCGCCTGCAGGCCGGAGCCGATGTGCTGGTGGCGACGCCTGGCCGCTTGATGGATTTGGTGCAGCAGGGGGCGATCAGCCTCGATCGCGTCGAAATCCTGGTGCTCGATGAAGCCGATCGGATGCTCGACATGGGCTTCATCCGCGACATTCAAAAAATTCTGCGCTTGCTCCCCCCCAAGCGCCAAAACCTGCTGTTCTCCGCCACCTTCGAATCCTCGATTCGCAGGCTGGCAACGGGCCTGCTGCATGAGCCCGTCCAACTTCAGGTCACCCCTGAGAACCGAACGGCGACCACGGTCGAGCACATCCTTCACCCCTGCGATATGGGGCGTAAGGCTGATCTGCTCTGCCACCTGATTGCCAGCAATGACTGGCAGCAGGTGCTGGTCTTCTCCCGCACGAAGCATGGAGCCAATCGCGTTGCCGAACGCTTGAGTGCTGAGGGCATGGCGGCTGCCGCGATCCATGGCAACAAGAGCCAAGGGGCCCGCACCCGTGCCCTGGCTGGCTTTAAGAGCGGCGAGTTGCGGGTTTTGGTGGCCACCGACATCGCCGCCCGCGGCATCGATATTCACCAGCTCCCCCATGTGGTGAACCTCGATCTGCCGAACCAGGCAGAGGATTACGTCCACCGCATCGGCCGCACAGGCCGGGCTGGCCACAGTGGCCATGCCGTTTCCTTGGTGGCCGCTGAGGAGCACGAGCTGTTGCGGGCGATTGAACGGCTCACGGGTAAGAAATTGCCGAAGCAGGAGATCCCGGGCTTTGAGCCCACGGTGCTCTCGGCACCTCCCTTGGATCTCAGTGGTGGGCGCGGCCGCTCCAATCGCGGTGGGTCCAGTCGTGGCCCTTCCTCAGGACGTCCTGGAGGGGGGCGGAGTGGTGCAAGCCGCGGAGGGCGCCCAGCGGCACGCTCGTCCTCGCGCCGCGGCTGA
- a CDS encoding DUF6464 family protein: MRVELRQAGSNQLIDRLELEDVPHPGRWLELPERSYLVLQRHHRYQLRDGRYELSSIALQVKAQRRPVDARWWQGRWVIGDPSCHFNARSPLLRCAVLPAGPCERCAHHSLRSES; this comes from the coding sequence ATGCGCGTTGAACTGCGTCAGGCCGGCAGTAACCAACTGATCGATCGACTCGAACTGGAGGATGTGCCCCATCCCGGGCGCTGGCTGGAGCTGCCTGAACGGAGTTATCTGGTGCTGCAGCGCCATCACCGCTATCAGCTGCGGGACGGCCGCTATGAGCTCAGCTCGATCGCCCTTCAGGTCAAGGCTCAACGTCGCCCGGTGGATGCCCGGTGGTGGCAGGGGCGCTGGGTGATTGGGGACCCCAGTTGTCACTTCAATGCCCGCTCTCCGCTGCTTCGTTGCGCGGTTTTGCCTGCAGGTCCCTGTGAGCGCTGCGCTCACCACAGTTTGCGCAGCGAGAGTTGA
- a CDS encoding DUF475 domain-containing protein: MEAESIPSLSPLIQAADQWGELLLLLPLLVALEAVLSADNAIALAAISRRLHDPKLQAQALNLGLGLALVFRLVLIAAARWVLDFWPLQMLAAGYLLWLCVTNLRPGDSQVEEEQGQGDDPSAEVAQKGLSGVVVTLALTDLAFSLDSVAAAVAVSDNLLLVMTGGVLGVVALRLTSGLFIRWLEVYRHLESAGYLAVGLVGIRLLLRLSAPQFVPPEWGLLGIVALLFAWGFSKRNSEPLAEEAEG; this comes from the coding sequence ATGGAAGCGGAGTCAATTCCATCCCTCTCACCCCTGATCCAAGCGGCCGATCAGTGGGGGGAGTTGCTGCTGCTCTTGCCGCTGCTGGTGGCCCTCGAGGCGGTCCTCTCGGCTGACAACGCGATTGCCCTGGCGGCGATCTCTCGCCGGCTGCATGACCCGAAACTGCAAGCCCAGGCCCTGAACCTTGGCCTGGGGCTTGCTCTGGTGTTCCGCTTGGTGTTGATCGCGGCGGCCCGGTGGGTCCTGGACTTCTGGCCGCTGCAGATGCTGGCGGCGGGCTATCTCCTGTGGCTTTGTGTCACCAACTTGAGGCCGGGTGACTCTCAGGTGGAGGAGGAGCAGGGCCAAGGTGATGACCCCAGCGCAGAGGTGGCCCAGAAGGGGCTCTCGGGGGTGGTGGTCACCCTGGCGTTGACGGACTTGGCCTTCTCGCTCGACAGCGTTGCTGCCGCGGTGGCCGTCAGCGACAACCTGTTGTTGGTTATGACCGGTGGGGTCTTGGGGGTGGTGGCCCTGCGGCTGACCTCCGGGCTCTTTATCCGTTGGCTCGAGGTCTACCGCCATCTCGAATCAGCGGGCTATCTGGCGGTCGGTCTGGTGGGCATCCGCTTGCTCCTTCGCCTTTCTGCGCCCCAATTCGTTCCTCCTGAATGGGGGCTGCTTGGGATCGTGGCCCTGCTGTTCGCTTGGGGGTTCTCCAAGCGCAACAGCGAGCCCTTGGCTGAGGAAGCGGAGGGTTAA
- the mfd gene encoding transcription-repair coupling factor, producing MPLSALVRQLQQVPLSGEVLQRCGRDERLRLSGAGRGARALISSVLASCAEAPLLVVVPTLEEAGRWAALLELMGWGSAQLYPTSEGSPYEPFDPTSEITWGQLQVLSELLDAGSRCAIVATERSLQPHLPPPAALQAQCLSLRKGDEFDLEALGETLTRLGYERVTSIEQEGSWSRRGDIVDVFPVSSELPVRLEFFGEELEKLREFDPASQRSLDPIEVVRLTPSGYGPLIADALREGMPEGLDQLLSPEATEQLLEGGTPEGMRRLMGLAWSEPASLLDYLPEGTLIAIDERRHCLSHGQQWFDHAIEHHAEVSAELGVELPAVLHRSPEEALAAAEGFQGFDLAELQESDNHPNNFDLSSRPVPAYPNQFGKLAELIKGFQKDKARVWLLSAQPSRAVALLEEHDCISRFVPNPADHPAIDRLIEQNTPVALKTKGTAELEGLQLPAWKLALITDREFFGQHSLAASGYVRRRRKAASRTVDPNKMRPGDFVVHRNHGIGKFLKLEKLAIGNEARDYLVVQYADGLLRVAADQLGSLGRYRATSDNPPDLNRMGGTAWNKAKERARKAVRKVALDLVKLYAERHKAPGFAFPVDGPWQNELEDSFPYEPTPDQVKAISDVKRDMEQPQPMDRLVCGDVGFGKTEVAIRAIFKAVTAGKQVAMLAPTTVLAQQHWRSLSERFAPYPIKVSLLNRFRTTSERKVIQEGLGEGTVDVVVGTHQLLGKGTQFKELGLLVVDEEQRFGVNQKEKIKALRKDVDVLTLSATPIPRTLYMSLSGVREMSLITTPPPLRRPIKTHLAALDEEAVRSAIRQELDRGGQIFYVVPRVEGIEEVAEGLRQMIPGLRLLVAHGQMAEGELESAMVAFNAGEADLMLCTTIVESGLDIPRVNTILIEDAHKFGLAQLYQLRGRVGRSGIQAHAWLFYPGDASLSDAARQRLRAIQEFAQLGSGYQLAMRDMEIRGVGNLLGVEQSGQMETIGFDLYMEMLQESLAEIQGQDIPAVDDTQIDLQLTAFIPGDWISDNDEKMAAYRAAADCSSPDGLLQLAADWVDRYGAIPAPVISLLQLMELKLLAKRCGFSRIKPEKPNIALETPMEEPAFRLLRQGLPQHLHGRLVYQAGSGSTAKVLARGLGVLPMEKQVEELMNWLKQMVEQIPGADGLTEAQRAEQLKAKNEAVLAV from the coding sequence ATGCCCCTCTCCGCCCTGGTGCGCCAACTGCAGCAGGTGCCCCTCAGTGGAGAGGTCCTGCAGCGGTGTGGCCGGGACGAGCGGCTACGGCTATCCGGCGCAGGACGAGGAGCCCGTGCCTTGATCAGCAGTGTCCTGGCCAGCTGCGCTGAGGCTCCGCTGCTGGTGGTGGTTCCCACCCTGGAGGAAGCCGGACGCTGGGCGGCCCTCCTGGAGCTGATGGGCTGGGGTAGCGCCCAGCTGTATCCCACCAGCGAGGGCAGCCCCTACGAACCCTTTGATCCCACCAGCGAGATCACCTGGGGACAACTGCAGGTCCTCAGCGAACTCCTGGATGCCGGTAGCCGCTGCGCCATCGTCGCCACGGAACGATCCCTGCAGCCTCACCTACCGCCGCCGGCGGCCCTGCAAGCCCAGTGCCTCAGCCTGCGCAAAGGGGATGAATTTGATCTCGAGGCCCTCGGTGAAACCCTGACCCGGCTCGGCTACGAGCGGGTCACGAGCATCGAGCAGGAGGGCAGCTGGAGCCGCCGCGGCGACATCGTCGACGTCTTTCCGGTCAGCTCAGAACTCCCCGTTCGACTCGAGTTTTTTGGCGAAGAGCTGGAGAAACTGCGGGAATTCGACCCCGCCAGCCAACGCTCCCTCGATCCCATCGAGGTGGTGCGGCTCACCCCCAGCGGCTACGGCCCCCTCATTGCCGACGCCCTGCGCGAGGGAATGCCGGAGGGCCTCGATCAGCTGCTCAGCCCCGAGGCCACCGAGCAACTGCTGGAGGGGGGAACACCGGAGGGGATGCGACGGCTGATGGGCCTGGCCTGGAGCGAGCCTGCTTCCCTGCTGGATTACCTACCCGAAGGAACCCTGATCGCCATCGATGAGCGGCGCCATTGCCTCTCCCACGGCCAGCAGTGGTTCGACCATGCCATCGAGCATCACGCTGAAGTCAGCGCGGAGCTTGGCGTCGAGCTGCCGGCCGTGCTCCACCGCAGCCCCGAGGAGGCCCTGGCCGCCGCTGAGGGCTTCCAAGGGTTTGACCTGGCGGAACTCCAGGAAAGCGACAACCACCCCAACAACTTCGACCTCTCCAGCCGGCCCGTTCCGGCCTACCCCAACCAATTCGGCAAGCTCGCCGAGCTGATCAAAGGCTTCCAGAAGGACAAGGCCCGGGTCTGGCTGCTCTCCGCCCAGCCCAGCCGCGCCGTAGCCCTACTCGAGGAACACGACTGCATCAGTCGCTTCGTCCCGAACCCGGCCGATCACCCAGCGATCGATCGGCTGATCGAGCAGAACACCCCCGTCGCCCTCAAGACCAAGGGCACCGCCGAACTCGAGGGTCTGCAATTGCCGGCCTGGAAGTTGGCGTTGATCACCGACCGGGAATTCTTCGGGCAACACTCCCTGGCGGCGAGTGGCTACGTCCGCCGCCGGCGCAAGGCAGCCAGCCGGACGGTGGATCCCAACAAGATGCGTCCGGGGGATTTCGTGGTGCACCGCAACCACGGCATCGGCAAATTCCTCAAGCTCGAGAAGCTGGCGATTGGCAACGAGGCCCGCGATTACCTCGTCGTTCAATACGCCGATGGCCTACTGCGGGTCGCCGCGGACCAGCTGGGCAGCCTCGGTCGATACCGGGCCACCAGCGACAACCCCCCAGATCTCAACCGGATGGGGGGGACCGCCTGGAACAAGGCCAAAGAGCGTGCGCGCAAGGCCGTGCGCAAGGTGGCCCTCGATCTGGTCAAGCTCTACGCCGAACGGCACAAGGCTCCGGGCTTCGCCTTCCCGGTCGATGGCCCCTGGCAGAACGAACTCGAGGATTCCTTCCCGTACGAGCCCACACCGGATCAGGTCAAGGCCATTTCCGATGTCAAACGGGACATGGAGCAACCCCAGCCCATGGACCGACTGGTCTGCGGCGATGTGGGCTTCGGCAAAACCGAGGTGGCGATCCGGGCGATCTTCAAGGCCGTGACCGCCGGTAAGCAGGTGGCGATGCTCGCCCCGACAACCGTTCTGGCGCAGCAGCACTGGCGTTCGCTCTCCGAGCGCTTTGCCCCCTATCCGATCAAGGTCAGCTTGCTGAATCGCTTCCGCACCACCAGTGAGCGCAAGGTGATCCAAGAGGGGCTCGGCGAGGGCACCGTCGACGTGGTCGTCGGCACCCACCAACTCCTGGGCAAGGGCACCCAATTCAAGGAACTGGGACTGCTCGTGGTGGATGAAGAGCAGCGCTTTGGCGTCAACCAGAAGGAAAAGATCAAGGCCCTGCGCAAGGACGTCGACGTCCTGACCCTCTCGGCAACCCCGATCCCGCGAACCCTCTACATGAGCCTCTCGGGGGTGCGCGAGATGAGCCTGATCACCACCCCCCCGCCGCTGCGCCGTCCGATCAAGACGCACCTGGCGGCCCTGGATGAAGAAGCGGTACGCAGTGCCATCCGCCAGGAACTCGATCGTGGCGGTCAAATCTTCTATGTGGTCCCTCGGGTGGAGGGCATCGAAGAGGTGGCCGAAGGGCTGCGGCAGATGATCCCCGGCCTACGGCTCCTGGTCGCCCACGGTCAAATGGCGGAAGGCGAACTGGAGAGCGCCATGGTGGCCTTCAACGCCGGCGAGGCGGACCTGATGCTCTGCACCACGATCGTGGAGAGCGGCCTGGACATTCCTCGGGTCAACACGATCCTGATTGAGGACGCCCACAAGTTCGGCCTCGCCCAGCTCTACCAGCTGCGGGGTCGCGTGGGCCGCAGCGGCATCCAGGCCCACGCCTGGCTCTTCTATCCAGGGGACGCCTCCCTCAGCGATGCGGCACGGCAGCGCCTGCGCGCCATTCAGGAATTTGCGCAGCTGGGCAGCGGCTACCAACTGGCCATGCGCGACATGGAGATCCGCGGGGTGGGCAACCTGCTGGGGGTCGAGCAGAGCGGCCAGATGGAGACCATCGGTTTTGACCTCTATATGGAGATGCTCCAGGAATCCCTGGCGGAAATCCAGGGCCAGGACATCCCCGCGGTGGATGACACGCAGATCGACCTGCAGCTCACCGCCTTCATCCCCGGCGACTGGATCAGCGACAACGACGAGAAGATGGCCGCCTATCGCGCCGCGGCCGACTGCAGCAGCCCCGATGGGCTGCTGCAACTCGCAGCCGACTGGGTGGATCGCTATGGCGCGATCCCCGCGCCGGTCATCTCCCTGCTGCAGCTGATGGAGCTCAAGCTGCTGGCCAAGCGCTGTGGCTTCTCGCGGATCAAGCCCGAGAAACCCAACATTGCGCTGGAAACGCCCATGGAGGAGCCGGCCTTCCGCCTGCTGCGCCAGGGATTGCCCCAGCACCTCCATGGCCGACTGGTCTACCAGGCCGGTTCGGGCAGTACAGCCAAGGTCTTGGCCCGGGGCCTTGGGGTCCTGCCCATGGAGAAGCAGGTGGAGGAGCTCATGAACTGGCTCAAGCAGATGGTCGAGCAGATCCCTGGTGCCGATGGCCTCACGGAAGCCCAGCGAGCCGAGCAGCTCAAAGCCAAAAACGAGGCGGTGCTGGCGGTCTAA
- a CDS encoding S41 family peptidase: MTQPRGLRTRHRALLVLAGAGAVGAISLPPLLLPSAASLVSDSPKEVIDQTWQIVFRDYLDTNGKYTSDRWKDLRRQVLSKSYGSTKESYEAIRGMLATLDDPYTRFLDPREFKEMQIDTSGELSGVGIQLSLDKDTKELTVVSPIEGSPASRAGVMPKDVITAIDGKSTKGMTTEDAVKLIRGKAGSTVTLQLRRNGKLLDTPLVRARIELHAVDTQVNTSADGTKIGYIRLKQFNANAAKDMAKALKDLEKQQVQGYVLDLRSNPGGLLVASITIARQLLNEGVIVSTKTRDGIQDTKRAVGRALTERPLVVLVNEGSASASEILSGALQDNHRAVLVGETTFGKGLVQSVRGLIDGSGMTVTIAKYLTPSGRDIHKHGIDPDVRAKLSAREIQSLRLEDLGTQKDSQYRVAESTLLKQVKAANTLTKSRTYNPASANVPAALAAPVH; encoded by the coding sequence ATGACCCAGCCACGCGGCCTCCGCACCCGTCATCGTGCCCTGCTTGTTCTGGCCGGTGCCGGTGCCGTTGGTGCCATCTCTTTGCCGCCGTTGTTGCTGCCCAGTGCGGCATCGCTGGTGAGCGATAGCCCGAAGGAAGTCATTGACCAGACCTGGCAGATCGTCTTTCGGGACTATCTCGATACCAACGGCAAATACACCTCGGATCGATGGAAAGACCTGCGTCGTCAGGTGCTCTCCAAGAGTTATGGCAGCACCAAGGAGAGCTACGAGGCGATCCGAGGGATGTTGGCCACCCTCGACGACCCCTACACGCGCTTCCTTGATCCGCGTGAGTTCAAGGAGATGCAGATCGATACCTCGGGGGAGCTCTCCGGGGTTGGGATCCAGCTGAGCCTTGACAAGGACACCAAAGAGCTGACGGTCGTCAGTCCGATTGAAGGGTCTCCGGCCTCCCGCGCCGGTGTGATGCCCAAGGACGTCATCACCGCCATCGATGGCAAGAGCACAAAGGGGATGACGACCGAGGATGCGGTCAAGCTGATTCGTGGCAAGGCGGGCAGCACCGTGACCTTGCAGCTGCGCCGCAACGGGAAGCTGCTGGACACCCCCCTTGTGCGGGCACGGATCGAGCTCCATGCGGTCGATACCCAGGTCAATACCAGTGCCGATGGCACCAAGATTGGTTACATCCGCCTGAAGCAGTTCAACGCCAATGCCGCCAAGGACATGGCGAAGGCGTTGAAGGATCTGGAGAAGCAGCAGGTCCAGGGGTATGTGCTGGATCTACGCAGCAACCCCGGCGGTCTGCTGGTGGCCAGCATCACGATCGCCCGTCAGTTGCTCAATGAAGGTGTGATCGTCTCCACCAAGACCCGAGACGGCATCCAAGACACCAAGCGGGCTGTTGGTCGTGCCTTGACCGAGCGTCCTCTGGTGGTGCTGGTCAATGAAGGCTCAGCCAGTGCCAGTGAAATCCTCTCCGGTGCCCTACAGGACAACCATCGAGCGGTCTTGGTGGGTGAGACAACCTTCGGTAAGGGCCTGGTGCAGTCGGTTCGCGGCCTGATTGATGGTTCGGGGATGACCGTCACCATCGCGAAGTACCTCACCCCAAGCGGCCGAGATATCCACAAGCATGGGATTGATCCTGATGTGCGCGCCAAGCTGAGCGCCCGCGAGATCCAATCCCTGCGGCTGGAGGATCTGGGAACGCAGAAGGACAGTCAGTACCGCGTGGCTGAGTCCACTCTCCTTAAGCAGGTGAAGGCCGCTAACACCCTGACCAAGTCGCGGACCTACAACCCCGCCAGTGCCAATGTGCCTGCGGCGCTGGCGGCGCCGGTTCACTAG
- the ispG gene encoding (E)-4-hydroxy-3-methylbut-2-enyl-diphosphate synthase, translated as MTASSIATPEAGQLSSRYDTVIRRRKTRSVRVGDLWIGSEHPVVVQSMINEDTLDIEGATAGIRRLHEAGCEIVRVTVPSLAHAKAMGEIRKRLEDSYQPVPLVADVHHNGMKIALEVANHVDKVRINPGLFVFDKPDPNRTEFTPDEIAQIGDRITETFEPLVSLLKAQDKALRIGVNHGSLAERMLFTYGDTPLGMVESALEFIRICDRLDYHNIVVSMKASRAPVMLAAYRMMADRMDAEGFNYPLHLGVTEAGDGDYGRIKSTAGIATLLADGLGDTIRVSLTEAPEKEIPVCYSILQSLGLRKTMVEYVSCPSCGRTLFNLEDVLNKVRNATAHLTGLDIAVMGCIVNGPGEMADADYGYVGKTPGVIALYRGRDEIRRVSEAEGVDALIALIKEDGRWVDP; from the coding sequence ATGACTGCCTCCTCAATCGCAACGCCCGAGGCGGGGCAGCTGTCCTCCCGTTACGACACGGTCATCCGCCGCCGCAAGACCCGCAGCGTTCGCGTTGGTGACCTCTGGATCGGAAGCGAGCACCCCGTCGTGGTGCAGTCGATGATCAACGAGGACACGCTCGATATCGAGGGTGCAACCGCGGGCATTCGCCGCCTGCACGAAGCGGGCTGTGAAATCGTCCGCGTCACCGTGCCCTCCTTGGCCCATGCCAAGGCGATGGGCGAGATCCGCAAACGCCTGGAGGACAGCTATCAGCCGGTCCCCCTGGTGGCGGACGTCCACCACAACGGCATGAAGATCGCCCTGGAAGTGGCGAACCATGTCGACAAGGTTCGAATCAACCCGGGTTTGTTCGTTTTCGACAAGCCTGATCCGAATCGGACCGAATTCACACCTGACGAAATCGCTCAGATCGGTGATCGAATCACTGAGACCTTTGAGCCCCTGGTCAGCCTGCTGAAGGCACAGGACAAGGCGCTGCGCATCGGCGTGAACCATGGCTCCCTGGCGGAGCGGATGTTGTTCACCTACGGCGACACACCCCTTGGGATGGTGGAGAGCGCCCTGGAGTTCATCCGAATTTGTGATCGCCTCGACTACCACAACATCGTGGTGTCGATGAAGGCCTCACGGGCACCGGTGATGTTGGCCGCCTACCGGATGATGGCCGATCGGATGGATGCCGAAGGTTTCAACTACCCCTTGCACCTGGGCGTGACCGAGGCCGGAGATGGGGACTACGGCCGCATCAAGAGCACCGCCGGCATTGCCACCCTGCTGGCCGATGGCCTGGGGGACACGATTCGGGTGTCGCTGACCGAGGCCCCGGAGAAAGAGATTCCTGTCTGCTACTCGATTCTTCAGTCCCTGGGTCTGCGTAAGACCATGGTTGAGTACGTCAGCTGCCCCAGCTGCGGACGCACCCTGTTCAACCTGGAGGATGTGCTCAACAAGGTGCGGAACGCGACGGCACACCTCACGGGTCTGGACATTGCCGTGATGGGTTGCATCGTCAACGGTCCTGGTGAGATGGCTGATGCCGATTACGGCTATGTCGGCAAAACCCCAGGGGTGATTGCCCTGTATCGCGGCCGCGATGAGATTCGCCGCGTTTCGGAGGCTGAGGGCGTGGATGCCTTGATTGCCTTGATCAAGGAAGACGGCCGTTGGGTCGATCCTTAA
- a CDS encoding uracil-DNA glycosylase family protein: MTATSLEQDLAALAETCDGCRLCKLGTSRTQVVVSRGNPQARLMVIGEGPGAQEDEQGQPFVGRSGQLLDRMLESVGIDSNRDAYVCNIVKCRPPENRKPTALEMASCKPWLDRQIALVDPAVILLAGATAVEGLLGIKGGMTKIRGQWRQWEGRWLMPVFHPSYLLRNPSKERGAPKWLTWQDLQDVQRRLAQLDAPL; encoded by the coding sequence ATGACTGCCACCTCCCTCGAGCAGGACTTGGCGGCCTTGGCGGAGACCTGTGACGGTTGCCGCCTGTGCAAGTTGGGCACAAGCCGTACCCAGGTGGTGGTGAGTCGCGGGAACCCCCAGGCGCGCCTGATGGTGATTGGTGAGGGTCCGGGTGCCCAGGAGGACGAGCAGGGTCAGCCGTTTGTCGGTCGCTCGGGCCAACTGCTGGATCGAATGCTCGAGAGCGTGGGCATCGACAGCAATCGCGATGCCTATGTCTGCAACATCGTGAAGTGCCGTCCACCGGAGAACCGCAAGCCCACGGCCCTCGAGATGGCGTCGTGTAAGCCCTGGTTAGACCGTCAGATCGCCCTTGTGGATCCGGCGGTGATCCTCTTGGCCGGGGCGACAGCCGTGGAGGGCCTCCTGGGAATTAAGGGCGGGATGACCAAGATCCGCGGTCAGTGGCGCCAGTGGGAAGGCCGCTGGTTGATGCCGGTCTTCCATCCCTCCTATTTGTTGCGGAATCCCTCAAAGGAGCGGGGGGCCCCCAAGTGGCTCACCTGGCAGGACCTGCAGGATGTGCAGCGCCGCTTGGCCCAATTGGACGCTCCGTTGTGA
- a CDS encoding VOC family protein — protein sequence MSSQPPPSVGLVLAADEPASLARFYGAVSGAGVQRGLSQTHWRVPLPGSGWLEIYAPSRSRPLPRQRGRLALAIHLLGGELALSTAVARAQEHGAQLVEPTRQEPFGWEAWLNDPEGNALLLIAREAGE from the coding sequence ATGTCTTCACAGCCACCCCCGTCCGTTGGCCTGGTGTTGGCGGCCGATGAGCCTGCATCCCTGGCCCGCTTCTACGGCGCCGTCAGCGGCGCTGGAGTGCAGCGGGGGTTGAGCCAGACCCATTGGAGGGTGCCGCTGCCTGGCTCAGGGTGGCTTGAGATCTATGCCCCGAGTCGCTCCAGGCCCCTGCCGCGGCAGCGCGGACGTCTGGCCTTGGCCATCCATCTTCTGGGCGGTGAGCTGGCACTGAGCACAGCGGTCGCCCGGGCTCAAGAGCATGGGGCCCAGTTGGTGGAGCCCACGCGCCAGGAGCCCTTTGGCTGGGAGGCCTGGTTGAACGATCCCGAAGGCAATGCCCTGCTGCTGATTGCTAGAGAGGCAGGCGAGTGA
- a CDS encoding pyridoxal phosphate-dependent aminotransferase, with protein MPRPLKLSARAEALQPSLTLAIAARAKALKAEGRDICSLSAGEPDFDTPAFIREAAAQALESGLTRYGPAAGEPALREAIAQKLTKENHVPTSAGDVLVTNGGKQALYNLFQVLLEPGDELLLPAPYWLSYPEMARLAGASVRFITSSAAEGFRLDPERLEAAITPASKLLVLNSPGNPTGMVLSRSDLEAIAEVLRRHPQVAVVCDEIYEFLLAPGHSHHSFAAVAPDLADRVFTVNGFAKGWAMTGWRIGWLAGNSAALKAASALQSQSTSNVCTFAQYGALAAVTGSRECIQTMAAQFSHRRELLSDGLQAIEGVQLLPPQGAFYAFPNISSTGLDSMTFCERLLDEQGLAVVPGGAFGDNDCIRLSCAASDATIQDGLARLQRFIETL; from the coding sequence ATGCCGCGCCCGTTGAAACTCTCCGCCCGGGCCGAAGCGCTGCAGCCTTCGTTGACGCTGGCCATCGCCGCCCGCGCCAAGGCATTGAAGGCCGAAGGACGCGATATCTGCAGCCTGAGCGCTGGCGAACCGGACTTTGACACCCCAGCTTTCATTCGGGAGGCCGCGGCCCAGGCCCTTGAGAGTGGTTTAACCCGCTACGGTCCCGCCGCCGGCGAGCCGGCCCTGCGAGAGGCCATCGCCCAAAAGTTGACCAAGGAGAACCACGTCCCCACCAGCGCCGGTGACGTGCTGGTGACCAACGGCGGTAAGCAGGCGCTCTACAACCTCTTTCAGGTGCTGCTGGAGCCCGGAGACGAGCTGCTCCTGCCGGCTCCCTACTGGCTCAGCTACCCAGAGATGGCCCGATTGGCTGGGGCCTCGGTCCGATTCATCACCAGCTCCGCAGCGGAAGGTTTCCGACTCGACCCAGAGCGACTGGAGGCGGCCATCACACCAGCCAGCAAGTTGCTGGTCCTCAACAGCCCGGGCAATCCCACGGGGATGGTGCTCAGCCGCAGCGACCTCGAGGCGATCGCCGAGGTGCTGCGCCGCCATCCACAAGTCGCGGTGGTCTGCGACGAGATCTACGAATTTCTCTTGGCCCCCGGCCACAGCCATCACAGCTTCGCGGCCGTCGCTCCGGACCTGGCAGATCGGGTCTTCACGGTCAATGGCTTTGCCAAGGGCTGGGCGATGACGGGTTGGAGGATTGGTTGGCTCGCCGGCAACAGCGCCGCCCTGAAGGCCGCTAGCGCTCTGCAAAGCCAGAGCACGAGCAATGTCTGCACCTTTGCCCAATACGGCGCTCTGGCTGCTGTGACGGGCTCCCGCGAGTGCATCCAGACCATGGCGGCCCAGTTCAGCCATCGACGGGAGTTGCTCAGCGATGGTCTCCAGGCCATCGAAGGCGTCCAACTGCTTCCGCCCCAGGGGGCCTTCTATGCCTTCCCGAACATCAGCAGCACAGGCCTGGACTCGATGACCTTCTGCGAGCGCCTGCTTGATGAGCAGGGTTTGGCCGTAGTGCCTGGTGGCGCCTTTGGCGACAACGACTGCATTCGCCTCTCCTGCGCCGCCTCCGACGCCACCATCCAGGACGGCCTGGCCAGGCTGCAGCGTTTTATCGAGACCCTCTAG